The DNA window GGGCAGCCCGTGGTGGTGACCGCGCGAGCGACGCAAACTGGCGTGCGGATCTCGGTCCGAGATCACGGGATCGGCATCGCGAAAGAGGATCAGGCCCGCATCTTCGAGCGCTTCGAGCGGGCGGTGCCGGTGCGGCATTTCGGAGGGCTAGGACTGGGGCTGTACATCGCGCGAGCAGTGGCGCAGGCGCATGGTGGATCGATCCGCGTGGAGAGCGAGCCCGGCAAGGGGGCGATGTTCACCGTGGACTTGCCTTTGAAGGAGGCAGGAGGTGCGCTCGCCGCTGCGGCATGAGGTCGCTACCAGTGCATGGGGTGCGGTGGTGTCGACGCGATGTCGGCAGGGATGGGGGCAACGAGCTGCTCAGGGCTTGTGTCCGATGCGGGCTCGGATGGCCTTCTGAGTGCGCAGCAGCGCCGGATTTGCCCTGATGCAGCAACGATCGCCCTGGGTCTTGCATGACGCCGACGCGAGGGCCTCGAGGACGGAGTACGTGCGCTCGTCGCCTTCTCGCGCAGCCCGCTCGAAGAGCGATGGCTTTTTCTTGCACGGGGTGTCGCGCAGGGCGAGCGTGATCTGGAGCGGAGGGCTCAGGCGGGATGCGTTGTCCGGACGACGCAGGACTTCCAGCGCACGCTCGACACCGCGAGCGCTGAGCTGCTGGGCGACAATTTCGTAGAGCATGTCGAGCCCATCGGAGCCGAGCTGTTTGTCGAGCGCTTCGATGACCTGATCGGCTCGAGCATCGTCGCGCGCGAGGATCTTGGCAGCGAGAACGGGGACGGCCTGCTTCAGTTCCGGTAGGCGGAGCGAGCCGGGATCGGACTGAAGAATGCGCATGAGGGGCTCTTCACCGGATGCCCATTCCTGGTGTTTGTATGCGTTGACGAGGCGTTCCCGATCCTGGCCCGGGGTGGGGGCTGCGTTGGGGGCGGCCGTTGGTGAGAGCGTCGCGCTGGCACCCGTGCCGGGCTCGATTTCGGGTGCGCCTGGGTCTTCCGATGAACGGAGGATGACGACCGCCAAAATTGCGCCCACGGCGACGACGGCACCAGCGAGGATGGGCAGGGGGATGCGTGGCTTCCGGCCGGCGCCAGGCCATGTGGCCGACGTGGAGGGCTGTGCGGGGAGCGTGGGGAGCGTGGGGGTCGTGGGCGACGTGAGCGGCGGTGCTACTGGAAGCGGAGGCGGCGTGAGCACTGGAGACGAGCGGAATGGAGCTCGCTCGGAGGGAGGCGGAGCCAGTTTCTGAGCGAAATCGCGCGCGGCGCCTTCATCTGGGCGAGAACTCGTCGGAGCGACGAGGACGCTGGGGACCGAGGGAGGCGGCAGGTCCTTCCAATCGGTGAGGTCCGGAGAGGAGCTCGTGCGAGGGGCCGGTCGAAGCTGTGGGACGGCTTCCTCGAGGGCGTCGATGAGCTCGTGCGCAGAGGCGAAGCGCTGCGGGGGCTCCTTGCGGAGGAGCCGCATCACGATGGCTTCCAGCTCGGTCGGTATTTCGAGCTGGGGAGCGCGCTCGCTGAAAGGTGGAGGCGGCGTCGTGCACTGCGCTTGGAAGAGCTCGAAGCGTTCGGTGGCGTCGAAGGGGTGCCGACCGGTGAGCATCTCGTAGAGGATGATGCCGAGCGCGTAGAGGTCCGAGCGTTCGTCGACCTTATCCATGCCACCGCCGGCTTCGGGCGCCATGTAGGCGACGGTTCCGAAGACCATGTTCTTCTGCGTGATCGAGCGGTGAGGAGGTCGACCGTCTGTCGGCCGGTCGGTCATGTCGAGACGTTCGAGTGGAACCTTGGCGAGTCCGAAGTCGACGACCTTGACCAGGTCACCCTGCGCCGGATCGAGCATGACGTTGTTGGGCTTCAGATCGCGATGGATGACGCCTCGCTCGTGCGCGCCCGAGAGGGCTGACGCGATCTGTCGCATGATGCGAGCTGCTCGGACGGGCGGTAGCGGTCCGCTCCGCATCAGCTCGCGGAGAGGGAGCCCTCGGACGTATTCGAGAACGAGGAAGTAAGAGCCATCCGGGAGCTTCCCGAAGTCGGTCGCCGTTGCGATGTTGGGGTGCTGAAGATGCGCGCCTGCGATCGCCTCGCGCTCGAAGCGCTGGACGTGCTCAGGGAGGTTGCGCGTGTGGGGGTGCAGCAGCTTGACGGCGACCCACTTGCGCAGCAGCAGATGCTCGGCCTTGTAGACCGCGCCCATTCCACCTCGCGCCAGCAGCTCGACGAGGCGGTAGCGATCGGAGATGACCTGGCCCACGCTGTGCGCAGCCGCGGCGGGCGGGGGCTTGCTGGCAGGTCCAGGGGGCGGCGGATCGCTCACGGGTGACCCGAGGAACTTTCCAGCGTCGGGCGGCTCATGTCAAAGCCTGTGCGTCGCGTTGTTCACGCTTCGGTGAGGAAGACCTGCATCACGAGGCGCCTTTCGGGTGGGGGAGAAGGCGCTGTTCGGGTGGGGAAGGGGAGGAGTGCCTACACGCCGTGGAACGTGCACGAGGTCGCGTGTTAGAACTCGCACGTGAGCCCCATTGTCCCTCCGCGTCGTGTTGTTACCGAGGTTCCTGGTCCCCGAGCTCGGGAGTTGCTGGCGACCGGGACGCTCGACATGCAGTCGATTTACCGCTTGCTGGTCGTCGACGATGCGAAGAGCCAGGGCTCTTCGCTGGTCGATGTCGACGGCAACGTTTTCTTGGATCTCTTCTCTCATTTCGCGCTCGGGTGCCTGGGTTACAACCACCCGCGGCTGCTGGCGGTGGCTCGCTCTGATGATTTCGTGCGCGGATCCATCAACCCGACATCCTCACCGTTCTGCCCAGCCACGAGCTGGTTCCAGGTGCTCGACGGCTTGTCGGCGTATGCACCGAAGGGGATGACCAGGATTTTCTGTGTCGATGCGGGCACCGAGGGAATCGAAAACGCACTCAAGGCCGCCTTCATCGTACATGGAGAACGACGGCGCACAGCAGCAGGGCTTCCGAAAAACCCGCTCGAACTGCCGCTCGAGGAGCAAGATGCGATCCTTCGCAACGCAGGATCGGACGCTGTGATCGTGAGCTTCTCGGGAGCATTTCACGGTCGGACACTCGGATCGCTGTCATGCACACATTCGAAGACGATCCACAAGGCGGATATCCCGGCATTTCAGTGGCCGATCGCGCCTTTCCCCGCGAATCGTTTCCCTTTGGCCCATCACGTGGACGAGAACGCATCGCGGGAGGCAGACGCGCTGGCAGCGCTGGAAAAGATCTTTGATGAGTTCGGACCTCGCATCGCAGGGGTTCTCATCGAGCCCGTGCAGAGCGAGGGAGGAGACCGGCACGCGAGCGGCGCGTTCTTCCGTGGGGTGCAGGCGCTCTGCAACAAGGCTGGATGCGCGTTCATTCTGGACGAGGTACAGACGGGTGGTGGGATCTCGGGGACGATGTGGACCCACGAGCAGTTCGAGCTGGAGCAGTCGCCTGACCTGGTGGTTTTCGGCAAAAAGCTTCAGATGGGAGGCTTCTTTGCCAACGACGCCTACTCGATCGGGCAGTTCGGCCGGATGTACCAGACCCGCAACGGAGACAGAGCGCGGGCCATGCTGGCGCTCGAGACACTCAAAGTGATCGAGGAAGAGGGACTCCTCGCTCATGTTCGTGAAGTGGGAGCCTACTTCCTGGCAGGGCTAGAGGCTCTGGCCGCGCGGTATCCGTCTCTTCTGAGAGAGCCACGTGGGCGTGGCTTCATGCTGGCGCTCGATCTCCCGACCACGGCGGCGCGCGACAGCTTTCTGAAAAAGGCGCTCCAGCGAGGCGTCTTCGCCACATACACCGGCAACCGGTCGATCCGGATGCGGCCGCACCTGATCTTGAGCCGTGACGATGTGGACGAAGCTCTCCGTACGCTCGACGAGGTGGCACGCGAGGTGTCGGGGTGAAGCTGGATGTGGACTTCGTGGGCCTCGCGCCAGGAGAGCCAGCGGAGAAGGTGAGGGCGGCAGCGAGCCGCTTCTTGCTGGAAGAAGCCGAGGGGCCGACGGACCCCACGTTCGCTACAGGGTACGAATTACTGGAAGCGTATTTTGCGCCGCTCGGAGAAATCGAGCGGCGCTCGGTGCACGAGCGCTTCATTACGGAGCGACGTCATGTGCGTCCACCTTTCGAGCTGCGCTACCACATGGTTGTGGCGCGCGATGAGCAGGGAGCCATTGCGGGCGCGCGGAACTGCACGGTGGCACTGTGCGCTGAGTCGAAGATCTGCGTCGTCTTCCTTGCGCACGCGCTGGTGATGCGGCCCTACAGACGTAGCGGTCTCGCGGGGTTGCTCAGACTTCTCCCCGTGCAGTTCGGACGCGAGGCCATCCAGAGCGCAGGGCTCGACATCGATGCGGTGGATCTGCTGCTCTCGCTCGAGCAGGAGCCGGTCGACGCGGCGAACATCGACAGCGTGGTGCGGCTTTGCGCCTACGGTCGGAGCTGCTTCTCCGTCATCGACCCGGCGGTATTGCCCTACTGTCAGCCAGACTTCCGAGATCTCGATGCCTTGAGAGAGCCAGCGGTGGCCGTTCCCTTGCTCGCTGTCGTGCGGTGGGTGGGGCACGAGCATGAGAAGGCGCTCCCGGCGAGGCTGTGCGAGGCCTACGCGCGACACCTGTACGACGGAATCCACGCCAGGCACTGCCGGCCTCAGGATCTGGAGCCACTCCGTGAGTTCGCGCTCAACACGCTTGCGCACACGAGCCTGTCGAAAGCTCCTCTATTGCGGCTCCCGTCGCATCCAGATGACGAGGGGGCTCTCTCGCCGCTGCGCAAGGAACGAGTGCTGCCGCTGTTTGCACCCATCCTGCGCAGATGAGGGCTCGCTTTCCCGTCAAGAGGCTGAACGCCCCATCCTCCGTACCTCTTCTGAGACGAGGGGCTCAGGATGCCCTGAAGTATGCCGTCAGCCGACCCTGATGTGGCAGAGGACGGGTTGCGCGTCACTGCGCGCCAGTCGGGCTGAACGATTCGTGCTCTGGATGCGTGAGGCGAGCGGTTCGGGGTGCTCGCTCTCGGAAAGTACCTGGAGCCATGGATAAGTTTCTGTTGCTCCATCTTCGCGGTGCAACTCGAGCCGCTGGCCGCGGCCTCGTACGGATGCCTGGAGTCGCAACATCGGCGTCGCGTCGAGCAGGATCTCGACCCCGGCCCCGAGGCGCAACGTGACATGGGTCAGGAAGGTGGAGATCGGTTCGCTTCCGAGCATCGAGAACCGACCGACCCCGATGAGTAGCGTCGGGCAGTCGGGAGCTTCCGCCAGGCGATCGAGCCAGTGATGACAAGCACAGCACCCCGACGCGATGGTGTAACGAGGCGTCTGCGGTGCATGCCACGTCTTCCACTCGGCGACATAAGGAACATCGAGATCCACCCAGTGGAGGAGCCCATTGTCGACGCGTGAGAAGCGCGTGCAGGGGCCCGAAAACAGGCCGATGGCCAGGCCTTCCGGGTAGCGGCGGAAGAAATCTCGCACGACATCATCGACGAGCCGGGTGCGTGAGGCGAGCGAACGCAGCTCACCCTCTGGAAAGCCCGTACGATCGACGTGGAGGGCCCGCGCGAGCGCACGGGCGCCGGAGTCATGCAGCTCGAGGTCAGGAAAGACATCGTCAGCGAACGCACGGGCAGCGACATCTGCGAGTTCAGGGCGGCGAAACGGCGGAGGTTTGTTGAAGTTGAAACTCACTTTCAATATTGCTACCGAACTTGGTGGGCTCTGTCAAGAGAGGGTCAAAAGCTCCCGGATTTCCGGCAGTCGGGACCGGTATCTGTAATTCGAGTCACGACTTGTTCCATCGAGAGCGGAACAACTCGTGGTCGGGGACCTGGTGGAGGACGTCGCCCTGCGCCCAACGTTGCGGGGCGCGTCTCTGTGCTCTGGCGGCAGGGGGCAGCAAGTTTGCTCCTCTCCTTGCTGGGCGCCCGCTGCGTATCTGGACACGTTGCGGTTCCAACGGCCGAACCTACGAGTCCCGTGCAGCAACGTTGCCGGTCAGTTCTTCGGATCACCGTGACATGAGCAGCCGCGGTGCTTCACTCGCCGTTGGACTCACCCACCGAAGTGCGCAGATGCGATGTCGCACGCTTCTGGGGGGTGCAACCGTGAGCGTTTCAGCCTGGACGCCGGGGGGTCATGTGGGCCGAAGCGAACCTGCAGGTGGAGGGGCTGGCCGTTCGGGAGCGACCAGTATTGAGGCCAGCACGGCGCAGGTGAGCATGACGGTGACCATGGGAAGAGCCGTACCGTCCGCGAGTATGCTGACCGCCGTGGAAGCGAGCGCGCCGCAGGTCATCTGAAGGGTTCCGAGCAGCGCTGAGGCACTCCCTGCCGTGGCACTGAATGGAGCCATGGCTGCGGCTGTGACGTTGGGAAGGATGAGACCGCCTGACGCGATGCCGACAAAGAGCGCAGGGAGCATGAAGAGGAGGCCGGCGTCGAGTCGAACGGAGAGCCAGAGGGTCGCATGGGCCAACAGTGCGACGACCACTGCGCCGCGAAAGACGCGAATGACACCGAGGCGGACGACGAGCCAGCGGTTGAGTTGTGACGCAGCGATCAGCCCGAGGGCATTGGCGCCGAAGATGAACGGATACCGCTGTGGCGAGACGTGGAATAGCTCGATGAATACGAAGGGTGAGCCCGAGATGTAGGCGAACATTGCTGCCTGCGTGGTGCCGCCGGCGATAGATAGACGCAGGAAGCGCCGCTCGCGAACCAGGCCACCAAACGTGCGGAGGATGGCAGCCAAGCTGTGGCGCTGGCGATGCTGGACGGGAAGGCTCTCGGGAAGGGTCAGGGCGATCAGGAACAAGGCGGCCGTGCCAGCGAGCGCGAGCGCCAGGAAGATGGCGCGCCAGCTCGCGACGAGCAGGACCTGGCTTCCGAGCAAGGGCGCAAGGATGGGCGCAACTCCCATCACCAGCATGAGCGAGGAGTACAGCCGCGCTGAGCCCCGTTCGTCGAAGTGATCACGGACCACTGTTCGAGAAATGACCATCCCGGAGCAGCCTCCGAGGGCCTGAATGAAGCGGGCAGTAGCAAGGGCAGGAAGGTTCGTGGTGACGGCGCAGACGAGCGAAGCTGCGATGTACAGACCTAGTCCTGCGAGCAGGGGCAGGCGGCGACCGAAGCGGTCTGCCAGCGGACCATAGGCGAGCTGACCCACGGCGAGGCCGGCCAGATAAGTCGCCAGGGTGAGCTGTACCGCTGCAATGTTCACTCCGAGAGAGCGTGCGAGAGCAGGGAAGCTCGGCAGATACATGTCGATCGTGAGCGGCCCGAGCGCGCTGAGGGCGCCAAGGATCAGGGCGAGGCGAAGCTCGGACGGGATCTCGGGGCCCGTCTCGGTGCTGGCGGCTGGCGTGAATGTGCTGCTACGGCTCGTCATACGTGATGCCACCCGAGCGAGCAGGATCCGGACGTGACGTCACCGGGGGAGGCGAGTGGAAGCATCGACGGCTTATGCGGTGCGCGGCCGTGCCCGGGTAGGGGGTTTCCGTCGACCACACCGTTCTGTCATAAGAACAATCGTGATCGCGTCCCTCGATGAACTGCTCGCGATGGCGACCTTCGCTCGAGTGGTGGAACACAAGTCGTTCACGGGCGCCGCGACCACACTAGGGCTCTCGAAATCGGTCGTGAGCGCGAGGGTCTCTGCGCTCGAGGGGCGCCTTGGGGTGCGTCTGATCCACCGGACGACGCGGCGGTTGACCCTCACGGAGGAGGGAGCGCGTCTGTATGGGCGGTGCGTGCACTTTCTCGCTGCAGCTGACGAAGCCGCCTCTGCGTTGCACGGCGCCAGCCAGATTCCGGAAGGTACGCTGCGGGTCTCGGTCCCCGTCGGCTTCGGGATGATGCAGCTCGCGCCCCTGCTGGGGGAGTTCGCCGCCCGCTGTCCCAAAGTACGACTCGAGCTCTCGCTGTCGGATCGCCCTGTCGACATGGTTGCAGATGGCTTCGACGTGGGCGTGCGTTTCGCACAGAAGCTCGAGGAACCCTCCGTCGCGCGCAAGATTGGGGTGGACAGACGGGTCATCTGTGGCTCGCGAGCCTATCTGGAGCGGCACGGCGTGCCGGAGTCTCCGAATGACCTTCCCAAGCACAACTGTCTTCGACTCGCCCTGCGACGCGCAGAGTGGACCTTCGAGAAAGGGGCTGAGAGCTTGCCCGTCCCTGTGACGGGTAATCTCGTCGTCGACAACATCGTGGTGCTCCGTCAGGCCGTGCTCGATGGCCTCGGCTTGGCCATGATGCCGTGCTCCGTGGTTGGCCCAGACCTCGCAGCAGGAAGGCTCCAAGCTGTGCTGGCCTCTTACTCTCTGGAAGAGCTGTCCATCTTCGTCGTCTATCCGTACGTAGGACAGCAGCCCGCGAAGGTTCGAGCCTTCGTCGACTGGCTCACCCCCAAGGTAGGCGAGGTGCCCGGTGTGGTGCCGAAGCCTCGCTCCTCACGCAAGCGACGAGGGTGAGGCATGAGCGCAAAGCAGGAGTTGTGGACGTCGTCCGTGGGCGCGGATACCTTACCCTTTCGACTCATGCGCCATCGATGCCTGCTTTGGATGGGCCTGCTGGGAGCGCTTCTGAGGCTGCCTGCTTGCGGTGGGGATGACACAGGGGCTACCGGACGAACGCCTGGTTCCGGAGGAGGCGCAGGGATGGGGGGGGCAGGTGGCGACGGGGGGGGACAGGTCGGGCCAGCGGCCGGGTGGGTGAGCGGATACTACGTTGGATACCAGCAAGCGCTCTACCCTCCGAGCGAGATCGAGTGGGCAGGTCTGACGCATTTGATGATCGGGCGGGTGACGCCGAACCCTGATGGCACGCTGAATACGACGTTCGACATCAGCCCTACGGGCGGTCCTCCGCTGGCGCGCACGCTCGTTCAGCTGGCCCATGAGAACGGGAAGAAGGCCGTGGTGATGCTTGGTGGAGCCGGTGAGCACGCTGGCTGGGTGAGCGCCGCGTCTGCCTCGAACCGAGCCGTATTCGTGCAGAATCTGCTTCAGCTCAGGGCCGACTATGGCTTCGATGGCTTCGATCTGGACTGGGAGCCCATCGAGATCGCTGATCAGCCCAATTTTTCTGCGCTGGCGGAGGCACTGCGGACTGCCGCACCCGACGCGATACTGACACTACCCGTCGGATGGGTGAACGCGAACTCCCCGGAGGTAGGTTCTTTTTACGGCGAAATGGCCAAGCTGTTCGATCAGATCAACGTCATGAGCTACTCCATGGCGGGCGCATGGGATGGCTGGCAGAGCTGGCACTCATCCGCGCTCACGGGTCATTCGGTATCCATGCCGAGCTCCGTCGAGAGTTCTGTTCAGGCGTACCTCGACGCAGGGGTGCCTGCTGCGAAGCTGGGTGTCGGGATTGGTTTCTATGGTTCGTGCTGGTCTCCCCCGGTCAGGGGGCCTGGTGGGGCTGTGGCTGGATCAACGGTCATTGCTGATGACAACGTGATGAGCTTCACGAACATCATGAATGGCTACTACAGTGCCGAGTTCCGGACATGGGACACCGCAGCACAGGTTCCCTACCTGTCCTTTCCGGTCCCCTTTGGGACTTCCGGTTGCACCTTCGTCTCCTACGAGGATGAGCAGTCGATCCGCGCAAAGGGTA is part of the Chondromyces crocatus genome and encodes:
- a CDS encoding serine/threonine-protein kinase, which gives rise to MSDPPPPGPASKPPPAAAAHSVGQVISDRYRLVELLARGGMGAVYKAEHLLLRKWVAVKLLHPHTRNLPEHVQRFEREAIAGAHLQHPNIATATDFGKLPDGSYFLVLEYVRGLPLRELMRSGPLPPVRAARIMRQIASALSGAHERGVIHRDLKPNNVMLDPAQGDLVKVVDFGLAKVPLERLDMTDRPTDGRPPHRSITQKNMVFGTVAYMAPEAGGGMDKVDERSDLYALGIILYEMLTGRHPFDATERFELFQAQCTTPPPPFSERAPQLEIPTELEAIVMRLLRKEPPQRFASAHELIDALEEAVPQLRPAPRTSSSPDLTDWKDLPPPSVPSVLVAPTSSRPDEGAARDFAQKLAPPPSERAPFRSSPVLTPPPLPVAPPLTSPTTPTLPTLPAQPSTSATWPGAGRKPRIPLPILAGAVVAVGAILAVVILRSSEDPGAPEIEPGTGASATLSPTAAPNAAPTPGQDRERLVNAYKHQEWASGEEPLMRILQSDPGSLRLPELKQAVPVLAAKILARDDARADQVIEALDKQLGSDGLDMLYEIVAQQLSARGVERALEVLRRPDNASRLSPPLQITLALRDTPCKKKPSLFERAAREGDERTYSVLEALASASCKTQGDRCCIRANPALLRTQKAIRARIGHKP
- a CDS encoding aminotransferase class III-fold pyridoxal phosphate-dependent enzyme, giving the protein MQSIYRLLVVDDAKSQGSSLVDVDGNVFLDLFSHFALGCLGYNHPRLLAVARSDDFVRGSINPTSSPFCPATSWFQVLDGLSAYAPKGMTRIFCVDAGTEGIENALKAAFIVHGERRRTAAGLPKNPLELPLEEQDAILRNAGSDAVIVSFSGAFHGRTLGSLSCTHSKTIHKADIPAFQWPIAPFPANRFPLAHHVDENASREADALAALEKIFDEFGPRIAGVLIEPVQSEGGDRHASGAFFRGVQALCNKAGCAFILDEVQTGGGISGTMWTHEQFELEQSPDLVVFGKKLQMGGFFANDAYSIGQFGRMYQTRNGDRARAMLALETLKVIEEEGLLAHVREVGAYFLAGLEALAARYPSLLREPRGRGFMLALDLPTTAARDSFLKKALQRGVFATYTGNRSIRMRPHLILSRDDVDEALRTLDEVAREVSG
- a CDS encoding class I SAM-dependent methyltransferase, giving the protein MSFNFNKPPPFRRPELADVAARAFADDVFPDLELHDSGARALARALHVDRTGFPEGELRSLASRTRLVDDVVRDFFRRYPEGLAIGLFSGPCTRFSRVDNGLLHWVDLDVPYVAEWKTWHAPQTPRYTIASGCCACHHWLDRLAEAPDCPTLLIGVGRFSMLGSEPISTFLTHVTLRLGAGVEILLDATPMLRLQASVRGRGQRLELHREDGATETYPWLQVLSESEHPEPLASRIQSTNRSARLARSDAQPVLCHIRVG
- a CDS encoding Bcr/CflA family multidrug efflux MFS transporter, which gives rise to MTSRSSTFTPAASTETGPEIPSELRLALILGALSALGPLTIDMYLPSFPALARSLGVNIAAVQLTLATYLAGLAVGQLAYGPLADRFGRRLPLLAGLGLYIAASLVCAVTTNLPALATARFIQALGGCSGMVISRTVVRDHFDERGSARLYSSLMLVMGVAPILAPLLGSQVLLVASWRAIFLALALAGTAALFLIALTLPESLPVQHRQRHSLAAILRTFGGLVRERRFLRLSIAGGTTQAAMFAYISGSPFVFIELFHVSPQRYPFIFGANALGLIAASQLNRWLVVRLGVIRVFRGAVVVALLAHATLWLSVRLDAGLLFMLPALFVGIASGGLILPNVTAAAMAPFSATAGSASALLGTLQMTCGALASTAVSILADGTALPMVTVMLTCAVLASILVAPERPAPPPAGSLRPT
- a CDS encoding LysR family transcriptional regulator; this translates as MIASLDELLAMATFARVVEHKSFTGAATTLGLSKSVVSARVSALEGRLGVRLIHRTTRRLTLTEEGARLYGRCVHFLAAADEAASALHGASQIPEGTLRVSVPVGFGMMQLAPLLGEFAARCPKVRLELSLSDRPVDMVADGFDVGVRFAQKLEEPSVARKIGVDRRVICGSRAYLERHGVPESPNDLPKHNCLRLALRRAEWTFEKGAESLPVPVTGNLVVDNIVVLRQAVLDGLGLAMMPCSVVGPDLAAGRLQAVLASYSLEELSIFVVYPYVGQQPAKVRAFVDWLTPKVGEVPGVVPKPRSSRKRRG
- a CDS encoding glycoside hydrolase family 18 protein, translated to MSGYYVGYQQALYPPSEIEWAGLTHLMIGRVTPNPDGTLNTTFDISPTGGPPLARTLVQLAHENGKKAVVMLGGAGEHAGWVSAASASNRAVFVQNLLQLRADYGFDGFDLDWEPIEIADQPNFSALAEALRTAAPDAILTLPVGWVNANSPEVGSFYGEMAKLFDQINVMSYSMAGAWDGWQSWHSSALTGHSVSMPSSVESSVQAYLDAGVPAAKLGVGIGFYGSCWSPPVRGPGGAVAGSTVIADDNVMSFTNIMNGYYSAEFRTWDTAAQVPYLSFPVPFGTSGCTFVSYEDEQSIRAKGRFVRNHGLGGAIVWTINEGYLPDRPVGQRSPLLRALHEAFLQ